In one window of uncultured Campylobacter sp. DNA:
- the dnaG gene encoding DNA primase → MIKNESIENLLATVDIVDVVEKYVPLKRSGANFVGVCPFHDDSHPSMSVSSKLGIFHCFSCKAGGNAIKFIQDYEKISFPEAVEKLAGMYNFALQYTGAKVQERSEEKKVLRILNAYYQSCLYQNPAAVKYLHDRGLSDQSIRKFGLGYAGASAQTIRVLQNEEIPPQDALNAGAVKQNERGLYASFIERITFPIYNHASKLVGFGGRTISDNPAKYVNSPQCALFDKSKIFYAFDLAKKSAIAKKTLIITEGYMDVIMLHQAGIDNAVAVLGTALTPAHLPLIKRAELNVVLSFDGDAAGINAAIKSARLLCLNKIDSSVAIIGGGADPADMIAAGKVRELEQIYASGMESGEFLIRRIAKKYDLARPVQKEAALNEIKEFTAALGPVLAESYQSLVAQILNVSPASFNLADGGKNFGAGFEGRNFSEGGSFGSRDFSSYEGRGADGRGGASRGLNGGNFDREQNTARYESSAPPAASARSGRTLLRRKEIAELQIIKSMLLDGEMAELGLGCLERRDFRMHGDIFEAFLAFSRSGGNFKNFIAGEDGNVDSAPENFTAGGAGENFIRSESVNLKSGENSSEQNFIRQASAGAVNLKGSSAQQGANGGEKQEVNNVAKQGEREAAAQNVQNAETEARENLCALALDDEILPIGGTALFNDACKILRRNALQDLMQKLKNSDAPDKIERILEYQKKINQLK, encoded by the coding sequence ATGATTAAAAACGAAAGCATAGAAAATCTGCTGGCCACCGTAGATATCGTAGACGTCGTAGAAAAATATGTCCCGCTTAAGCGCAGCGGCGCAAATTTCGTGGGCGTCTGCCCCTTCCACGACGATTCGCACCCGAGCATGAGCGTGAGCTCCAAGCTTGGAATTTTTCACTGTTTTTCGTGCAAAGCGGGCGGTAACGCGATTAAATTTATCCAAGATTACGAAAAGATAAGCTTCCCAGAAGCGGTCGAAAAGCTTGCGGGGATGTATAATTTCGCGCTGCAATACACCGGCGCCAAAGTCCAGGAGCGCAGCGAAGAGAAGAAGGTGCTCAGGATTTTAAACGCCTACTACCAAAGCTGCCTTTATCAAAATCCTGCCGCCGTGAAATACCTGCACGATCGCGGCCTAAGCGATCAAAGCATTCGCAAATTCGGCCTTGGATACGCAGGAGCTAGCGCGCAGACGATCAGAGTTTTGCAAAACGAAGAAATTCCGCCGCAAGACGCGTTAAATGCGGGCGCGGTGAAGCAAAACGAGCGCGGGCTCTACGCAAGCTTCATCGAGCGCATTACCTTTCCGATCTACAACCACGCAAGCAAGCTCGTGGGTTTCGGCGGTCGTACGATAAGCGATAACCCCGCCAAATACGTCAATTCGCCGCAGTGCGCACTGTTTGATAAATCTAAAATTTTCTACGCATTCGACCTTGCGAAAAAAAGTGCAATCGCCAAAAAAACCCTCATCATCACCGAGGGCTACATGGACGTTATCATGCTTCATCAAGCGGGCATCGATAACGCCGTAGCGGTGCTCGGCACGGCGCTGACGCCCGCTCATCTGCCGCTTATAAAGCGCGCGGAGCTTAACGTCGTGCTTAGCTTCGACGGCGACGCCGCGGGCATCAATGCGGCGATAAAATCGGCGCGGCTTTTGTGCCTGAATAAGATCGACTCAAGCGTCGCTATAATCGGCGGTGGCGCCGATCCCGCGGATATGATTGCGGCGGGCAAGGTGCGCGAGCTAGAGCAAATTTATGCTAGCGGCATGGAGAGCGGGGAGTTTCTGATCCGAAGAATCGCTAAAAAATACGACCTCGCCCGCCCCGTGCAAAAAGAAGCGGCGCTAAATGAGATCAAAGAATTTACCGCAGCGCTCGGCCCCGTGCTCGCCGAGTCCTATCAGAGCTTAGTGGCGCAAATTTTAAATGTCTCGCCCGCTTCGTTCAATCTTGCTGACGGCGGTAAAAATTTCGGCGCGGGCTTTGAGGGGCGAAATTTTAGCGAGGGCGGGAGCTTCGGCTCTCGCGATTTCAGCTCTTACGAGGGGCGCGGCGCAGACGGCAGGGGCGGTGCGAGCAGGGGTTTAAACGGCGGAAATTTTGATCGCGAGCAAAACACGGCGCGCTACGAAAGCTCTGCGCCGCCTGCGGCTTCGGCGAGGAGCGGGCGGACGCTACTGCGCCGCAAGGAGATCGCGGAGCTTCAGATCATAAAATCGATGCTGCTCGATGGCGAGATGGCGGAGCTCGGGCTCGGCTGCTTGGAGCGGCGTGATTTTCGCATGCACGGCGATATTTTCGAGGCGTTTTTGGCTTTCTCTCGTAGCGGCGGGAATTTTAAAAATTTCATCGCGGGCGAGGACGGCAATGTAGACAGCGCTCCCGAAAATTTTACCGCAGGCGGCGCAGGAGAAAATTTTATCCGTAGCGAGAGCGTAAATTTAAAAAGCGGCGAGAATTCTAGCGAGCAAAATTTTATCAGGCAAGCCTCCGCAGGCGCCGTAAATTTAAAAGGCTCCTCCGCGCAGCAGGGCGCAAACGGCGGCGAGAAGCAAGAAGTAAACAACGTCGCGAAGCAAGGCGAGAGGGAAGCCGCCGCTCAAAATGTTCAAAACGCCGAAACCGAAGCCCGCGAAAATCTGTGCGCGCTCGCACTGGACGATGAAATTTTGCCGATCGGCGGTACGGCGCTTTTTAATGACGCGTGCAAAATTTTACGCCGCAACGCCCTGCAAGATCTGATGCAAAAGCTCAAAAACTCCGACGCGCCCGACAAGATCGAGCGAATCTTGGAGTATCAAAAAAAGATCAATCAACTCAAGTAA